GAAGACTGGCCCGATAGGCTCTATGTTGCATCCTAAGCAACATTAAAGCCAGAAACATGCTCAATTCCAGGTAGTCAAGGATTTATGATGACTTTGCTACATATGAGATgtgttgaaaaaaaaaaaaaacaaagagtCAGTCCATCACCTCTTGCGTGCACAAGTCAAGGTCCTTAACATGAGCCACATAGGCCACTGAGTACAACATCAATGAGCTCGATGGTCCAGAATTTGTTTATTTAACAGACCTGTTCGCTTTGATCTTCAGTCTCAGCGCCATTCTCCTCATTGCCCTGTGCCCACATGCGATCGGTAGACTCCCCAGGCCACAAGGTGCTACAGAGGTCACGAGCATCAGCCCCGTCTTCATAGCCACCATCAGAGCTATACATCATTAGATTGGATTCTTTAAATGTATGTACGACTCAGCATACCCAAGATCAAGGTTCTTCGGTGCCAGTATCCAAATTCTGAGAAGGATGGATGTAATGTGAGAGGAGAGTAGGGGAAGAGGTGAACTTTGGGCAGCCACTTTAAGAAGTCACCTGCCAAGGCAAACTACATAATTTCACAACCTTCCGGAAAAGATGCTCTTTCAAGAAGAGAGAGCGAAGAGGTCCTTTGGGATGAGCTTTTTTGTTTTACGGCATCTTAATCTTTGGCCTGAGCAAAAAGGTGTCTCAAAGCCTCCAAGTCTCTTAGCACTTCATCTTCTATCTTAATTCTCTGTCTAGCTCAATCCATCCTTCAGTCTTTCACAGAGATGGCTGAAGTGAGTATATGAGCCTGACTATCTAGATAACCTTGAGATGATTACGCTAACATGGCTTCTCTGCCACTTAGTCTACAACCGATGAGCAGTGTCTAGCTCCAGAGCTTCGCCATGCTCTTGATGACCTGAGAACAGCTGTCCATTCGGCGAATTGCTGTATGACTACCTCCCGCTTTCTGGACTCGTTCCCGAACCTCAGTACCCAGCACTCGGAGATCCAGAGAGCTGTCGAAAAGGTGGCTCGGTTTTCGCGGGACCAGGACAATAGCGCTGCTCAGGCCGTGCAAAAAGCCCGATCAGCATTCGAAGCTCTGTCTCCTGAACATCAGCACTGCTTGATGCAGTACTATGGGGAAGATCTCGGATTTTACCTCGAAATCCCCACTCCCCCGGACCTGTCGCATACTCCCACCTCAGTCAAGGAATTCCAGGTCTTGCTATTTGATATAGAAAATCTCCACCGTGCACTCGCCCGGGTACGTGGAGTAGAGGCGAGCATCACCAACGTCTTTTTTTGGCTACCGTCCATCCAACGACTGATGCGGGAAAATCGGGACGAGGAATTGCGGTTGTTAGAACTACGCAGCTTGGCCGAGACTCAACTCCGTAGGCAATTCTTTGCCTTGGATCGGAAACAACAGGATGTCCTCTGGTTATGGTATCACGATTCTATGGGGATCAGTGGGATCCAGAGGGATGGCAATGCGCAACACCCTTACTCAGCTAGGAACTGAGACGGAGATGACCATGGAGATGAAAGGATTGCCAATTCGAACACCGTTACAACGTGCAATCATTGACGCGCGAAAATGAAGGGGAGGACCAAGTAGGGAAGAGGAATATCATCATCGGGTCACTGAAACATAGTCCACCCACTAGCCAGATATCAGTTTTGCACCTAAGCCCTGTAACATCAATCATCTTTTCTTGGCTCATCTTGAATTCTTAATTCCTTCGGATAACGGGCCAAATTGGTGATTTTCGGGGAATTGTTCCTTCCTTGTCCTTCGAAGGTCCACCCCTCCATGGAGCTCCGTGTGACTTTCAAAATTGATAATAAAGGACTCTGTCTCAAATTGACGACGTAGAAGACGGGTCAACGACGAGAACAATAGCATGGCACACCGAGAGCATGCATGATTTATCTGAGATGACGCGCATTTACTGACTGGGCTCTAGATTCGATCACTGCAAGGTGAGGAAAAGAATGCGTGTCGAGGCGACCTCGTCAGCGGTGCTTCACGAGTAAGTTGGCCTGCACATCTAAAACGTGCTGATTCTATCAGCTTTGAGAAAACATCCATCTAACATAGGACAGGTGAAAATCGGCTTCTGTTCAAGATACGTCTAGTGACCTCTTTGGGCCTGGCGTAGCCGGTGCATCAAGCAACGGTCAATCCCAGATATTGGGAGATGATTCCAGTCAGAACATCTACTGTCTCCGGCATCATCTTTCTTCCAAGTACTGGCTGAACATCTTGAAGGTCTATCCAAAGGGGTCCTCTGGTCAAACATTCTCTCCCGTCTGGAGCTTTGTCGCTAGATCCAGATACTGCTTCTGAAGTAAGAGACACGATCGCCATACAGGGTATGGGTGTCGATCTTTTGATTCTCAGTTGATACCAACCAACAGATCTAAGCATGCGAAGCTACCAAAATCACTTTGCCCATCCTAGATGGCACCCCGTTTTTTCTTAAATTCTTCATGCATCGCCACTTCAGTGACTCCATTACTTTTACATGTCAAGGATGTAAAAGGGAAGAGTCAAGTTTCCCCTCATTCGTTGGGACATCACCCGCTTCAAACTTGGACCCGGTCATAGCTAGCCTATGGGTGTGGAGACACCATCCATCTACTCTTGATCAACCTCGGGTTGCATTCGCCATGACTGTACCCCGGGGTCATGAGGCCCAGAGCCAATTGACGGTATGCACACTTAGTGTCTCATGTTAAGAGTTCAGACTCTACATTCACTGAGCTATCCGAGGTGGACTTGGACGTTAATAGGACATCTCTCAAGTAACTTAAATGAGATTCCAAAGGAAAATAGTGCTAAATTAAGTATCACCTTGACACCGTGATCCTATACCAAGTAGATCCGAGTGTTGAAGGCCCTCGTGTTCAAGGACAAAGGTTACAGAAAAGGACGATGATTTTTGTTCGAAATAAACAACACTTGTTCTAACACTATTTACTATGCATCCCTTAATTCCGATAAAGGCCACGATGCCACATTACAACTGTCCCTTGATAATATCGGCCGCACGCTCAGCAACCGCATACACAGTGCTCTGAAGGTGACCGCAGACCTGGAACGGCATAACCGAAGCGTCCACAACACGAACGTTCGAGGTTCCATAAACCTTCAGCGATGTATCGACAACACCACCAAGCTCCTTAGGCAGCATGCCAGCTGTAGTAATCGGGTGGTAGTTTGATCGGTCTAGCGAAACGAAACGTTAGCAATGGAAGCCCCTCCACAAATCGATCAGTAAATTGAGGAATGCACGTACACTTGCTGTAAATGAACTTAGACCAGGCCTCGTCATCAGCACCAGCAGCAATAGTCGAAAGACCGGGGGTGGTTTCAGCGCCAGTCATATCAGCAAACGGCTTAGTCTGGAAGATCTCACGAATGAACCGAGCCGCCTGCGCCTGAGCGTGGAGATCAAAGTCCAGCATGAAGTACTTGGGGTCAATGATAGCCGGCGCCGTGGGGTCTGCGGAAGAAATGTGAATGCTACCGCGAGAGAACGGAACAGAACCCCAGTATTCACTGCTGTATGAGGCTCCAGAGGCCGAGAGCAGGATCTCTGCGACAGGGATTTCATCCTTGAAGATCAGATCCCACTGGATCTTGAAAAAGCGGTAGATGTCGCgggcattggtgttgttgcCGTTGGCGGATGCAACCTGAGCTGCATAAGCGGGAAGCTTGCGAAGAAGCTCGGCTCCCAGTGCAGTGGAGTTGGGGAAGAGCTGGTTAGCTGAGGGGTAGGCGACGTAGCTAGCACTCTTGTTGGTGCCGTAGGTCTTCTTTGACTCGAACTTGAGACCGTTGTTCATTTGATCCTGCAAGTTTTCACCGACAGTTGGCAGGTTAATCTTGGTTTCGATTCCGTGCTTGGAAAGAATGCTGGAGAGGTTTTTGGTTAGCAATCGTCAAATATTCAATCGAGGCGGGGTCATGCTTACTCTGGGTTTCCGACACCAGAGAGCTCGAGCAGGACGGGAGATCTCAATGCACCAGCAGCGAGAATCACTTCGCGGGTAGCCTTCACCACGGTTTTCTTGCCGCTGGAAAGAGTGACCTCGACACCATCTGCGGTGGCCTCGTGACCCTCCTTCCAGGTAAGCTTGTTGGCGTGTGTGTTGAGCCAGACATGGAGGTTGGTTCTGTTCTGGTAAGGGTAATAGTAGGCACGAGCAGCATCTTCACGGATGTTGAGAtcggagttgactgtcttGGGATACAGACTGTATCCAACCATGTCACCGGTATTGGCGTCCCGGTTGTAGGGAACAGGGACGTCGAGGTTCTGGTAGGTGGCGTTCAACGTCTGAGCGAGACCATCGTTCAACTGGACTGAAGACCAGCCAACCTTCAGGGGCCCAGTGAAGCCGTGGTAGGCAGGATCAAAGGCAACACCTGATCCATCCAAGAATGGGTACTTTGTCGGATCTTGCAACTGCTCACTCTTTTTGAAGTAAGGGAGAAGAGTCTTCCAGTTCCAGCCCTTGTTGCCGATGGTCTCCCAGGCATCAATCTGGGCTGCCTGGGCACGGAGGTAGGCCATGCCGTTGATGGTCGATGTTCCTCCGAGTGCCTTTCCGGCACGCACGATTTGTGAGAATCCACCGGCATATTCTTGGGCTGTCGTCCCGTAGGCCCAGTCAATGTCGGTCCCGAAGGCTTTGCCGTATCCCAGAGTGTCGGTGACATTTGGGTTGTTATAGACAGAGCCGCCAGCTTCGATCACGAGGACGGTGGTGTCCTTTTGCTCGGACAGTCGGTTGGCAACAACGAGGCCACTGGTGCCACCTCCAACGATGATGTAGTCGTAAGTCGAGTCTGACTCTGACTTGTGTGAAGCATGGGGGACTGCAACTGCTAGTGGAAGCAGGGCAAGGCCGATAAGGCTGCGCATGATGGATATGACTATGGCGCTGAGAGAGATAGTTCAAGGAAAGTAGTCCACGGGATGTATAACAGAACTTAGTGATTTTTCCTAACGGTTTTCGTCGAGGCTACAGGGATGATTTATACTTATCCCAACAAGATTTACAAGCATGGAACACTCCCATCAGAGTAATCCCTCAACACGCGACCTACGTACCCCGTTACTCCGGACTCCGTGGAAAAAGGACGAGCAGAAGAATCCACTATCTAACACTATCTACCAAGTGTTCCATTCATCCCGAAATCGGATACATAGCCAAGTGTAAGCCAAGCGTAAGCTCAACAGGCGAAACTAGAAGTAGATCCTCCTCAGGTTGTAATTGTGGATCTAACGGGCAATGCTGACACCTCAAATCTCCGTTGTTTTCCCGTTATAGCGCCGGTAAGGAAGTTAAACTTCTGAAAGCGTCTCCATGTCTCTACTCGATAGTCCCTATTTGCTGATGCTATGATCCTTGACATAGATCCACTCGGCGAAAGGTGGCCGcagcaaccttggaagtctTACTCATTTTTAGTCAGAAAGGCTCGATAGATTAATAATCATGGCATGCCGATCTTATTCGGAATGGGGCGGTGCCGAATCTCCACATCCTGCACTCTCGGCATGCCTAAGACACAAAGATAGATCCCGACTCGGTGGTTCTGAGCTGTTCTATGTTTCTACGCTTATACAtcctctatgttgtactgtAACTATTTCTGGTTTtactggttttttttttttcttttcttttcctgttatttctttttttgggtgAACTTTAAATTCACTTTTTGAtctgataaaaaaaaaaaactggtGAATTAGGTTTCTCCCCTTCAAATGTTAGAGAGCAAATGGCACCATTTGTGGATACAGTGCGGAGATTTGTGACCCTGTTGAgtcaaagtactccgtactatatCGTGATTGGCAAGTAGTCTACGGAGAGCTCCGTACAACAGTTTTTTGTCAGATTTTGGGACTTGGAATCAACTATGGAGTAAACTCCAGCGTATACAAAATCCATAGTTGCCTATGTTGGCACACTCGCAATCTATCAATACCAACCTGTTAGCAGTGACGGACCAATCCCTCAGGCTAGGGTATGAAACATCTAGACTAGCACAGCCCAACCCCTAAATTTAAGGAAGCTCTTCACGAATTAAACCTGCCCACTGAGAAAGGTTGTGCTTATCGTAGCGGAGTTCGAACCTTCTAGAAGACTGGGCACGAAAAGATTATTCTTAGCAATTTGTTAATCCAGTAGTATCGAGGATCTGCAGTAGACGGGCGCAGATGAGAAGGAATGATTCCGCAGTCGAGCACGGGGTGGTGGAGGTACATCTAGCCTGGTGGCCTCCTCTCGGCCACAAGCATGAGGGTTGTTGCGGATAGAAAGAGAGTATACGTAGTAGCAGGAACGCGGTCTCAATCAAAGAGACCTTCAATAGTGAAATAGCAGTAAGAAAACAGGTAATTCagatattaaaaaaaaaaaaaggtgggaAACAGGTCAGGCACTGTCTCTCCACATCTTCACCTTCGATTTGAACATGCTCGTGGGTTTTACTTGTTCATGGATTTCAAAATCTCACTCATTAATTGTCCTACACTGCGCGACAATGCATGTATTCAAAACAGATCTAGTCGATCAGCATCCGTTCCCTAAAAAGTTCACCCCCGACAGATTCAAAGCATCTATTGTCTCCTCGTCACCCAACCCATCAAGATCCTTCCGCAGCCAAAATGACCGGAACCCCTCCACCAATCTCTGGGTAAAAGGTGCCACCTTGTCAACCTCCATCGGGGCAAAAGCAAGACGAATATACCGATAAGCTTTCTGGGCAGACATAGGTGTCGCAGCGAACATCGATCCAGGACCGACAAGACAAAGATGAGGCTTCTGGGTCAAATGAATCCAAAGGGCCTGTGCGAGTCGCTCGGGAGAATATTGAGAGCGCAAAGGATGAGTCTCAACCCGAGTCTCAACCCACACGAACATGCCCCCGACCGGCCAGACAAAATCATACATCTGCACTCGATCAACGACTTCCCAACCATCGACGTGGTCATCACTCGATCCATGGAAGAGATACTTGTTCTCTTCTAGAACCGTGCACATAGCCAGCATGCGCGCTTCATACCCGGCGCGTAACCCTTCCAGCCATCGTACCCAACCATCCATGTGCCAGCCCGAAGCGATCGGTTTGGACGATGTTCCAGATGTGTCATTCTGTTGACCAACGATCATCTCCGCTATTAGTGATTGAACAAATCCGGATGGTTGTTGAGTGGACACTTCTGTGATGCGAGTGAGACGTTCGATGATAGCCGGCTGTGCTGTGATCCAGCCGAGACGGCTGCCCGGTGCAACGGTCTTGGAGAATGTGTCAAGTCGCACTACTCGACCCTCGGTGTCGATGGATAGATATGAGGGGACAAGTGAGTCCAGGAAAGGATAGCCCGAGGATTTGCCCTCTGCGTTGTAGTTCTTGGTGTATAGATTTGGCTCCAAAGATGAGCCACGGTAATGAACCGTCTTTTCATAAGCGGATGGGAACTGCAAGTTCCAGTATGGCTCGTCCTCTATAATGATGACATCGTATTTCTGGCAGAGGGCGTAGATCTCCATTCGGCGTTCGAGAGAGAGTGTTCCACCAGTGGGATTTTGACCAGTTCTGTCATTCTGTCAGCACCTATTCCGATTACTGTTATTTTTTTGGTCGAAAGATACTCACGATACAGTATACATCAAATGAGGCCGTCTACCACGCCGGAAATCCCAATTCTCCAACACATCCTGTAACCCGCCTTTGCCACTGGCAAGCATACCCTGAGCATCCATCACGATACCGGCGACATTCAAGCCACGAGGCAATACCGTTTGAATAGCATTCATATAAGCAAACTCCTCACACAAGACACCCTCCCGCTGCTGGATCCAATCCCGGTCGGGATTCCATGTATTCGTGAATGCTTCAATAGCCTTCGCAAAACCATCGGTCGATCCACAGGTCAACAACACCTCGGGACCACCCGCATAGGGCACGTTTGGATGAAGATGGTCTCTGGCGAAGGAGCGCAGAAAGAGATTTAAAGGGGGTAATCCATCGGCGGTGCCATATTGGAGGGCGGTTGTTAAATCGATTTTGCGAGTGACATCTGACGTAGGGCTTTCCTTTGGGACTGTCACTCGGACGGAGTGTGAATCTGTGGTATCTTTGGCGCCGGATTCGAAGCGCTGGGGTAGAGCGACTTTTGCTTCGAGTGTATCATAGGGAAAATAGGATGCATGGGGCAAACCTAGTCGAATTAGTTCTATGCAGAAAATCAACTGAATtgtttactccgtacctcCAGCGAAATTAGCAATTCCGGGGATCTGGAAGTACTTATAGAAACCCTTGACACTGCTGGGTTTCTTGTTTTTTGTCGCGTAGGACAAGTGATGCGACAGGTCCAATGGAGCTGTCATGATTGCCGATCCAACAGTCTTACAGGAGGGGGATTGTATATGAGGATTCCCTTATTGAATGGACTCCCAGTCTCTGGAAATCATTTGGAAAAAGACGTTTTTTTTCAATCGGAAGCTCTCGGTTGACCCCCGCATTGCTTGATAATCAGTGGACTCCAGTCTCCACCGGATCTAACTGCATTTTGACTTGACCGGGTTTGGCTATAAGTTGGCTTAAAAATTAGGAAAGGAGATCACCAGAAGTAGATCCTCTTATTGAATAGAATATAGAGTACCGATTGACTCTCAAGTGAATGCGTTCTAATAGAACGAGCTTATCGTAGCAGAATATGTCATCAAACAACACCTTTTAGCAGTTGACAGGGGTTCATcgcaaatttttttttagcgcTTATTTACTTCATGGCTTTGTTTTAACGGCATTCGATGGCACCTGACTCCGGCCATGGGAAATGTTTCTGAGCAAATCTCTTTTTAGATCTTCACCACTTGTTGGTATTATAGCTAGACGGTAGTAACTAGCCACAGAATCAAAGGCCTTGGTCGAAACGTCGGAGGCATAAAAGTATGCTTTGTACTAACCATGAAGAGAGAAAGCCAAGAATGAGGAACCGTTTGAATCAGTTATGATCTGAATGGGGTATAAAAAATTGAATAGTATTTGGAAACCAGATCATCagtcttcttctcttcttctacATCATTATCTCATTCCTCTCGGGACATTTTAGACCAACGCTCTATCTCCGAACAAACAGATCTTTTCATGTATATCTTCAGTAGTTAGTATTGATGACTGAAACTGTTTCATTCTCATAGACTGCGTATAGAAAGGAAAGAACGATACTTAGTTTAGTAGCCAGGAACAAGGAATAAAAAGGATATCGTAGCAAGTACACGCTATATTCAGAAACCTGTCAATCGTCACGGTAAAGAAATCCGTGATTATTCCACGGACAGGGCCAGGATCAATGGTCCAGCCTCAGACGGTTCCCTAGGTCCGCAGGGAAAAAACACCACAAGGTGCAAAACAATATCCTGAACAATTTTAAAGCAAAGCCTAAAAACTAATTCAAACACCCCGTCGCTATGAACTTGATAAAACATATGCTATTCGCCGCAAAGATTTTTTCAAGCGATGTCGGCGGGATTTGAGGACAGCTCAATAATATGCTGGTGACAACCTGCAAATTATTGACCGGGTCATCAGATAGGAGTTATCACCTGGTAGATCTTTGAAATGGTTAAATATCTAGCAATTCGATCCCTCCAATGAGAATCTTAACctaaaaaaaagagacaccTCCTACCTCTGATTTTTGTGATTCCAACTAGTAAAACGCAAATACTCCATCAACACGCCACATCCCAAGAAACCCTTCAGCGTTGTATAGAGGAATACCAGAAGAGCTTGCATGGAATGAATTGAGGTGAAAGTTCTTTTGTCAAGATCACCGTGTCCAGCTAGCATGATAGTCTTCTCCCCCATCTACCTCCCCACTATCATTTATCACCCAGCTCAGTCCTTCTTCCCAGTCCCTTTAGGTTCTTGAGAATGCTCATAATTATCTCCCGCTGTGTCTGCATGTCATTAAGCAATGaagtgagagagatgatcTTGGCATCAAAATCTCTAGGCTGACGTTCAAGATGAGAGTGATCGTGAGCATTTTCAGCTCTTTTGCAGTCTGGACAGAAGATTTTGCTGCTACCCGTGGGAGTTGTGTTTTTAGTAGTTCCTTTGATACTTTGATGGTCTTATAACAGTTCGGCTCATTAGGTGTGCTGGGCTTTCTGGGGTCTTCCTCGTCCGCGCCGATCTTTGGCTTGTTGCTGAAGCTCGTCTAAATTACAATGTGTATCCTGTACGCCGAAGTGGCAATTGGTGCAAACCGTTGGTTTGTCTGAAGATTTGGGGACCATTGACAAAGGCCAAAGAGCGGGCCGTGTCCTTTGCTGCAGCGTCTTTTGTCGTCAAGCTTGGATCTACCACCTGTGTGTGAATGGCCTTGATGTTGTCTGTCTTGTAGCGAATTATAGTATCACGCTGATCGCCACTTCAAGTCTTGAAAAAGCCGAGGCCAGGCTCTCTACGGTGTTTCATTTGTTTCATGTTGTTAAGCAGGGCTTCTTGTGTCGCATGATCATGGATTCCTTTCGACCAAGGACGTGCGTTGGTTCGCTGTGCCCAGTGCCCTGGAACTTGTTCCGAGTCCAACCCAATGCTTATGTTCTTGATTCAGCTTGTCGATTCTTCGTCGGCTGTTCCGCATTCTCATGAATGCTGTCTGGTGGTTCGTTGTTGTTGGACATGACTAAACACTTACTAGCTTGTCTTTTCAATTTATAGACCTCCCATGATATCCGTTAATTGCTTTGAAGCCCATACCTGATTTCTCAACATTCTCCTTGGGTAATTTTGGTGCTATGACCAGACAAGATGCAACGTATCGGCCGCTGGACTTTGCGCTTGTGAAAATGTTGAGGCGAAGAGAATTGGCGTGGAAGTGAAGCACTGTGAAGAAGAGTGGCATGGATTGATctgaaaagaaaacaagCTCGGTCATATTTGAGTACTACAATTCTAAGTCAAAAGCATGCTAGTTCCGCAGCCTCAACTCAAGTCTACGTGGATTATGCGTCCCCTGCAGATTGTCCCAACTCACTCAGCACGATTCCATTTTATAAATTTCCAGGTCAAATGCCGTCAGATTAGTGTGCTTCGACGGATTTCCGTCTGGGTACGCGGCTTGGATTGACAAAAAGGCCTGGAACTCTGCTACTCAAACAAATGTTCACATAGATAGAAGCGAAGGTTTCAGTTACTCATTGAACTTGCGTCAAGATAGATATGATCCGGAAAATACGACACCTCATTGTTGATATCGCTGAGTCCACTGACTCCACAACTCAATGCCGCACATCAAGTATGCTAGACCTTTGATGTACATCTCAAGTTCAGGTGTCAAGCTTCCCATGCTTTTGTGTCGCATTTCATCAGTGGATTGCTTGAGAGCGAGCTCCAATTCTCGACAGTAGCTATACATCAATCGCTTGCAGGCTGAATGCGGCAGTCCTGTCTCGTTGGCAAGAATGTAGATGGCGGAGACTAGTCGGGCACCATCGGCTGGGTTCGCCTGGTATGCTTTCCATTCTCGCTCCCAGCTATAGATATCATTCATAACACTGGCATGCCGAAATGCGGTGCTTTCTAAAGCGGCGGTCTTTTCGAGTTCAGCGGTAGTAAGATCGAGCTTGGTACCGAATCTGATAAGAGCCGTGTAGAGTCTAGATGGTTGTCAGCACTCAACAAtaaaatccaaaaatgaaTTACGCAATAGTGCATACGGTCTGTCCACATCGATCTCCCTGAATTTGAGATATGATCCGAGAGTTTCAATTTTGGTCCTCTCCTGAGATGTTTGGGCCTGCAGAAGTTGACAAAATCCCTGAGCAACATCATATGCCAGAACCTCATCCATGCTTCGCATGACCATGACAGTATCGTGAATCATCCACTCAAGACAGATACTTCTGTCGGGGCTCGCTGTTCCAAGGACAATTTTCATGACCCGGTCCCAATACGACAGCACTTCTGTTAAACTCATTTTTTCAAGTTGATCCATCTCCAAGGTCATTAAATTTCCACGCCCACCCTCCGGCCGCGAGAACTCACCGTCAATAAGTAAAGACAAGTAAAGCATTTTGTATGTCACATCAATGCGATCATCTCGCGTCAACGGAAAGAAGTAACTAAAGGCGCGGGATAACCCAAGACAAAGGAACCCCTTTTTGTCCTTCTCGCTGGCAAAATTCCAATTGTTGCCGAAATAGGGCTCAACTTGAGCTTGAATTCGTACCCATCCTAGTGGATGGGTTTTTGATTCTAGTTGGCTCACTGGAATCTTGCAAGGGACATTTTCAACTGTAGAAAATTGCCTGATCGGTTTGTCGATCGAGTAGACATGGGATGAAAAGATCGGTCGACTAACAGCCAACACCACATCAAATAGGCGTTCATTTGAAAATCTTTATCAGACACTCATTTTTTGAAATTGATAAATTGCAACTTCTA
Above is a genomic segment from Penicillium digitatum chromosome 3, complete sequence containing:
- a CDS encoding Terpenoid synthase, giving the protein MLYLSLLIDGEFSRPEGGRGNLMTLEMDQLEKMSLTEVLSYWDRVMKIVLGTASPDRSICLEWMIHDTVMVMRSMDEVLAYDVAQGFCQLLQAQTSQERTKIETLGSYLKFREIDVDRPLYTALIRFGTKLDLTTAELEKTAALESTAFRHASVMNDIYSWEREWKAYQANPADGARLVSAIYILANETGLPHSACKRLMYSYCRELELALKQSTDEMRHKSMGSLTPELEMYIKGLAYLMCGIELWSQWTQRYQQ
- a CDS encoding Aromatic amino acid aminotransferase, putative — its product is MTAPLDLSHHLSYATKNKKPSSVKGFYKYFQIPGIANFAGGLPHASYFPYDTLEAKVALPQRFESGAKDTTDSHSVRVTVPKESPTSDVTRKIDLTTALQYGTADGLPPLNLFLRSFARDHLHPNVPYAGGPEVLLTCGSTDGFAKAIEAFTNTWNPDRDWIQQREGVLCEEFAYMNAIQTVLPRGLNVAGIVMDAQGMLASGKGGLQDVLENWDFRRGRRPHLMYTVSTGQNPTGGTLSLERRMEIYALCQKYDVIIIEDEPYWNLQFPSAYEKTVHYRGSSLEPNLYTKNYNAEGKSSGYPFLDSLVPSYLSIDTEGRVVRLDTFSKTVAPGSRLGWITAQPAIIERLTRITEVSTQQPSGFVQSLIAEMIVGQQNDTSGTSSKPIASGWHMDGWVRWLEGLRAGYEARMLAMCTVLEENKYLFHGSSDDHVDGWEVVDRVQMYDFVWPVGGMFVWVETRVETHPLRSQYSPERLAQALWIHLTQKPHLCLVGPGSMFAATPMSAQKAYRYIRLAFAPMEVDKVAPFTQRLVEGFRSFWLRKDLDGLGDEETIDALNLSGVNFLGNGC
- a CDS encoding Glucose-methanol-choline oxidoreductase, C-terminal encodes the protein MRSLIGLALLPLAVAVPHASHKSESDSTYDYIIVGGGTSGLVVANRLSEQKDTTVLVIEAGGSVYNNPNVTDTLGYGKAFGTDIDWAYGTTAQEYAGGFSQIVRAGKALGGTSTINGMAYLRAQAAQIDAWETIGNKGWNWKTLLPYFKKSEQLQDPTKYPFLDGSGVAFDPAYHGFTGPLKVGWSSVQLNDGLAQTLNATYQNLDVPVPYNRDANTGDMVGYSLYPKTVNSDLNIREDAARAYYYPYQNRTNLHVWLNTHANKLTWKEGHEATADGVEVTLSSGKKTVVKATREVILAAGALRSPVLLELSGVGNPDILSKHGIETKINLPTVGENLQDQMNNGLKFESKKTYGTNKSASYVAYPSANQLFPNSTALGAELLRKLPAYAAQVASANGNNTNARDIYRFFKIQWDLIFKDEIPVAEILLSASGASYSSEYWGSVPFSRGSIHISSADPTAPAIIDPKYFMLDFDLHAQAQAARFIREIFQTKPFADMTGAETTPGLSTIAAGADDEAWSKFIYSKYRSNYHPITTAGMLPKELGGVVDTSLKVYGTSNVRVVDASVMPFQVCGHLQSTVYAVAERAADIIKGQL